The Vibrio sp. B1FLJ16 DNA segment GCACTACTTTCTACCCCTTTGATGGCAAAGGAAGTCCGTCTGGCTTCTGACTTTACTTACCCACCGTTTAACTACAAGGATGCAAGTGGTACACCGGTTGGTTTTGATATCGAAATTGCTGATGCCTTATGTGCGGAAGCAAAGCTAGACTGTACATGGGTCTCTCAGGGATGGGATTCTCTGATTCCTAGTCTGCTAGCGCGTAAGTCAGACGTGATCATGGCTTCAATGCGTATCACTGATGATCGTAAAAAACGCGTGCTGTTTACCGACAAGTACTACCAAACGCCGGCGCGCTTTGTTGCTAAAGCGGGCAGCAATATTGAAATCAGCAAAAATGGCCTGAAAGACAAAGTGATTGGTGTTCAAAGCGGCACAATTCACGACATGTACGTGACGGATAAATTTGGCTCAGTTGCAACTATCAAACGTTATTCTGGTCAGGACGAAGTGTACCTTGATATGGCGAACGGTCGCTTGGACGCTACCTTCGGTAACTCAGATCAGCTTGCTCTGGCTTTCCTGGATAAAGAGATTGGCAAGGGCCATGAGTTTGTAGGTGAAGCTGTGACGGATAAAGCGTACATCGGTGAAGGCACGGCTCTGGCGCTGCGTAAGAATGATGAAGAATTGGCTGAGAAGTTTAACCAGGCAATCAAGACCATTCGTGCAAACGGCACTTACGATAAAATTGCTGCAAAATACTTCTCTTTCGATATCTACGGCGAAGAACTTTAATTTCAAACTTTTTTAGATATTGATAAAACACAAGGCCTACCTCGCTCAGCAAGGTAGGCCTTTTGCATTATCGGCTCGTCAATGTAATTCGTTAATGTTTTAACGTGTCTATATGATGAAAATTAAAGCTGTCGAGTTTAAAATGTTCACCTGTTTCTGATGTTCTTAACCTCTTTATGAAATCAACAAAAATCACCATTTCATTGCCTTCGCTAATTCACCGTATTGGCGGGGAACACGCTAAACACGCAAAAGCAGTCGCGATGGAAATAGGCTGTGAGTTGAAGCGAGTTAGGCGCTCCCGAAACTGGCAGGTTTCTGGTGAGGCACTGGATTTGAAGAGATTTCAAGAGCACATCAAAGCTGAAGAATCAGAAGAGCTCAGGTTCCTGATAAATAAGCTAGAAGTAGGACTTACGGCGCATCAGGATAAGTTAGAGCCGTTGGAGGCTAAACTGGTACGGTTAGTCCTTCAGAGTCCAAATGTCACTTTGGCGGAACTTATGGCAGAAACCAATTGTAGTGTTGCTCAAGCTAGAACGGCTCGCTTTGAGGCAGAGATGTTGTAACGCGATTGTATTGATGTCGCTGGCTAACTTTGATTCAAGCCACCACTCCGAATTATGGAATAGTATCGGAGTGGCGGCTTTGCTTTTACTTACGTAAGTTCCAATTACGTAGGTTTCTAGGGTCTTATTTCTCTAGCGCTGGATTGGATAACCCTTTTTTGCTCGCTTGCTCCGCGTCCTCTTGTGAAGTCTCTGGTAGCACTAAAGTCATCACAATTGCTGCAATACCGCTGGTGGTCACCGGAGAACCGAAAACGCTTTGCAGGATTTTTGGCATTCCTTCAAGAACTTCAGGTACTAGCATTACGCCAAGCCCGATACCGAATGAAACCGCGAGAATCATTAAGTTTCTTCGGTCTAATTCTTCGTTTGCAATGATCTTTATACCCGCCGCCGCAACCGTACCAAACATGACCAGTGTTGCGCCGCCAATCACTGGTTTTGGGATGGTAGTCAGAATGGCTCCGAGTAGTGGGAATAGCCCCAGAGCGACTAAAATAAGAGCAACAAAGTAGCCCACAAAGCGGCTTGCTATACCGGTCAGTTGAATTACGCTGTTGTTCTGGCTGAAGGTGGTGTTTGGAAAGGTGTTAAAGACTGCCGCAATGAGTGAGTTTACGCCGTCACCAAGTATACCGGCCTTAATGCGTTTCAGGTATTGAGGACCGGATACCGCTTGCTTGGTGATGATGCAGTTCGCGGTGATATCACCCGCAGACTCAATGGCGGTAATGGCATAGATAACCGCGATAGGTAAAAACGCATACCAGTCGAAATCAAACCCGTACTTAAACGGAACAGGGATACTCACCAAAGGCTGATTGAATGCGCCTTCGACGTTTACCATACCCATCATTGCAGCTAGGACATAACCTAAAACCATACCGATTAGGATTGATGACAATCGTACCATCAGGTTTTTAGAGCGATTCAAAACAATAATGGTGGTTAAGACAACCGTCCCCAGTAGGAGGTTATTCCATGAGCCGAAATCAGGCGCATTGAATCCGCCAGCAAGGTCAGTCATACCTACTTTGATAAGAGAAATACCGATCGTCGTCACTACGATACCCGCGACGACTGGTGTGATAATGCGTTTGAGCTTACTGATAAACTGCGAAAGAATGATTTCTATAAAGGCACCAACAAAGCACACACCGAATATCATTGCCAGAATATCTTCCGGACCGCCACCTTGTGATTTAACGATGAAGCCTGCCGCCAGTACTGAGCTAAGAAAAGCAAAGCTTGTGCCCTGAACGCAGACCAAACCAGCCCCAATAGGACCAATGCGACGAGCCTGAATAAAGGTACCAACCCCCGAAACGATTAACGCCATACTGATGAGATAAGGGATATGCTCGCCTAGTCCCAGTACACCACCGATGATTAGAGTTGGGGTAATGATTCCGACAAAACTTGCGAGGACATGTTGCAGACCTGCGTAAAGCGCTGCTCCGACGTTGGGCTTGTCTTCCAACCCGTAAATGAGGTCCTGGGCTTGCTGTTGAGACATACTGACTTCCTTGTATTCATTATTGTGTACGATTCTAAGAACACAATAGAGCAAGCTCTGTGCCACAAGGTTCTTGACTATTTAGTCAAGTTATTCCAAGGGTTTAGCCGAGACTGGATTTCAGAATTAGAAAAAAGTTGAGTCGTGTTGGTGCAAATGTGATCAATTCAGTGCATATGTGCGTCATTGAAGGGTGAGGACAGTAACAATAGAGCCACCTGTTAAGACTAAAATGCCACTCGCTTAACAACGAGTGGCATATCTTGATATCCAGTCATCCTGAACAGCGACGAAGGCTCGCTGGAATGACCCGGTAAAGACGTTAATTGCGTGGAATTAACCTGTTATTGTGGTGAAGGCATCAATTCAGAACTTCTTTTAAGCGTTGGCGCTCTTCGTCGGTCATTTTGGTTTTATTCAAAAATGGCATGTCTGCGCTTTCGACTGAGCGAACCAGAATACGCGCTTTCCAACGTTCAATGTCCTGCCAGCTATCGAATACCGCACCGCTTGGCGCAACTTTGAATACATCATCCGTGGGTGTTGAGCTGTGGCACTGAGTGCAGCGTTCATCAATGATTTGTTTTGCAATCATCTGATTTTCTGTCAGTGATGCAGAGCCAGCAATGGCCTCATGATGACTGTCTGTGTTTGCCATAGTATCTGCTGCCGCGCTACGAAATGTGGACTGCCAGCTTACCAGCACTGCTAAAACCAGCATTGCACAAGCACCACTGATGATCACACTCGGCTTATTCTGTCCGACATGTTTGAGGTTAAAGTAATGACGGATGTAGGCACTGATGATCAGGACAAAGAAGCCAATCAACCAGTTCAGCGGGTGTTGATAGATCATCGGATAGTGATTGCTGATCATCAAAAATATGACTGGCAGAGTAAAGTAGTTGTTATGAATAGAGCGGCGTTTACCTTCAAGGCCTGGTGCAGGGTCGACGGTTTCACCTGCAATTACCTGTGCTACCATTTTACGCTGACCCGGAATGATCTTGTGGAAGACGTTATTAACCATAATTGAACCGATGAGTGCGCCCATATGGATAAAGGCACCGCGTCCACTGAACAGTTGGGTAAAACCATAGAAAAACAGTGCGCCAAACGCCAGTAACGCGGCACTAAACATCACGGTATTGCGGCCAAGAGGCGAGCGCATCAGGGCTTCATAAACCGCCACTCCGAGAAAAATACCGCCAACGCCAACGCCGACAGCTTGCAGTGAGGTTAGCTCCATGATCCGTGGATCAATCAGGTAAGCTTGTGCGTTGAAGTAGTACATCCAAATCATCAATGCGGAGCCGGTCAGCCATGTGGCATAAGCTTCCCATTTAAACCAGTGCAGTTTTTCCGGGATTTTCTCCGGACCGGCCTGATACTTAGCGACTTCGTAAAAACCACCACCATGTACTGCCCACAGGTCGCCTTTGATGCCTTTATCTTTCTTCCATTTTGGCGGAGTCTCTAGATTGTTATCCAGCCAGGCAAAGT contains these protein-coding regions:
- a CDS encoding ABC transporter substrate-binding protein encodes the protein MNKMLSALACTAALLSTPLMAKEVRLASDFTYPPFNYKDASGTPVGFDIEIADALCAEAKLDCTWVSQGWDSLIPSLLARKSDVIMASMRITDDRKKRVLFTDKYYQTPARFVAKAGSNIEISKNGLKDKVIGVQSGTIHDMYVTDKFGSVATIKRYSGQDEVYLDMANGRLDATFGNSDQLALAFLDKEIGKGHEFVGEAVTDKAYIGEGTALALRKNDEELAEKFNQAIKTIRANGTYDKIAAKYFSFDIYGEEL
- a CDS encoding ribosome recycling factor family protein → MKSTKITISLPSLIHRIGGEHAKHAKAVAMEIGCELKRVRRSRNWQVSGEALDLKRFQEHIKAEESEELRFLINKLEVGLTAHQDKLEPLEAKLVRLVLQSPNVTLAELMAETNCSVAQARTARFEAEML
- a CDS encoding nucleobase:cation symporter-2 family protein, which codes for MSQQQAQDLIYGLEDKPNVGAALYAGLQHVLASFVGIITPTLIIGGVLGLGEHIPYLISMALIVSGVGTFIQARRIGPIGAGLVCVQGTSFAFLSSVLAAGFIVKSQGGGPEDILAMIFGVCFVGAFIEIILSQFISKLKRIITPVVAGIVVTTIGISLIKVGMTDLAGGFNAPDFGSWNNLLLGTVVLTTIIVLNRSKNLMVRLSSILIGMVLGYVLAAMMGMVNVEGAFNQPLVSIPVPFKYGFDFDWYAFLPIAVIYAITAIESAGDITANCIITKQAVSGPQYLKRIKAGILGDGVNSLIAAVFNTFPNTTFSQNNSVIQLTGIASRFVGYFVALILVALGLFPLLGAILTTIPKPVIGGATLVMFGTVAAAGIKIIANEELDRRNLMILAVSFGIGLGVMLVPEVLEGMPKILQSVFGSPVTTSGIAAIVMTLVLPETSQEDAEQASKKGLSNPALEK
- a CDS encoding urate hydroxylase PuuD, which codes for MWPQLYEWLALFIKWFHVICGIAWIGASFYFAWLDNNLETPPKWKKDKGIKGDLWAVHGGGFYEVAKYQAGPEKIPEKLHWFKWEAYATWLTGSALMIWMYYFNAQAYLIDPRIMELTSLQAVGVGVGGIFLGVAVYEALMRSPLGRNTVMFSAALLAFGALFFYGFTQLFSGRGAFIHMGALIGSIMVNNVFHKIIPGQRKMVAQVIAGETVDPAPGLEGKRRSIHNNYFTLPVIFLMISNHYPMIYQHPLNWLIGFFVLIISAYIRHYFNLKHVGQNKPSVIISGACAMLVLAVLVSWQSTFRSAAADTMANTDSHHEAIAGSASLTENQMIAKQIIDERCTQCHSSTPTDDVFKVAPSGAVFDSWQDIERWKARILVRSVESADMPFLNKTKMTDEERQRLKEVLN